The Rickettsiales bacterium genome includes a region encoding these proteins:
- a CDS encoding sensor histidine kinase KdpD, with translation MNNDESRRPSPDELLSRIKAEEHEKQQKESTRGKLKIFFGACAGVGKTYSMLSSGKTALNEGIDVVIGLVETHGRPETQKLLDGLPIIPCREIEYKGTLIKEFDIDAAIARKPQLILLDELAHTNAPNSRHPKRWHDVDELLDAGINVYTTINVQHLESLNDVVARITGVWVKETVPDIIFDKADEISLVDIPSEELLKRLSEGKVYIAPEAKKRAAQNFFKKSNLIALREMALRRTAERVDALMDVYKDQGTGAKGWSGAERILVCIGPDAISTKLVRAAKRMSSGLKSQWTVIYIENERHFRLNKEGKESVEKTLRLANRMGAKTEIVQGHSKASDDILTYARENGITKIIVGKPNKSRLLTFILGTLADEIIRGSGEIDVYVVTGDSEDRKALLFPFWKKRTPWQYYSISALVILTWTLLMLPIRGYVEPINLVMLYLIGIVGVSLRYGRMPSLLATFLSAIFFNLFFIPPYNTLKVIDEKYFITFAVLLFTGMIIGTQTSKLRIQTIAARKREKHTSILFAMSRELTANRGKVTLAQIAAQHMAEVLDSNIFLWLADEKDELQTVIAETHSDLHGADPVREESVARWTFSHKQNAGLGTNTMPSANSFYVPLVASAGVMGVIGLMPHDEDIKSYSSDKIELIEALSNIIALAIERAQSAEMVEKTTIEAESEKLRNILLSSVSHDLRTPLASITSSASALLLEGEKATNEYKMELIRVIHEEGARLAKIVTNLLDVTSLESGSVKLNKELYFIEELIGSALMRVEQKMSDHKVITDIENGLPLLHIDGLLIEQVLINLLENAAMHTEKGTTVTIAASTDKENIKISVHDNGKGIKEKDKEKIFDKFYSGTSSDGSLGLAICRGIVNAHGGEIWVDNVKENTGAVFSFTIPIKNPDTK, from the coding sequence ATGAATAATGATGAGTCACGTCGCCCCAGCCCTGATGAACTACTCAGCCGTATAAAGGCTGAGGAGCATGAAAAGCAACAAAAAGAAAGCACTCGTGGCAAGCTTAAAATATTTTTTGGCGCGTGTGCTGGCGTTGGTAAGACTTACTCCATGCTTTCATCTGGTAAGACCGCTCTAAATGAGGGAATTGATGTCGTAATCGGCTTAGTAGAGACGCATGGCAGACCAGAGACACAAAAACTTCTTGATGGGCTTCCGATAATTCCTTGTCGGGAAATAGAATATAAAGGAACTTTAATTAAAGAATTTGATATTGACGCGGCGATAGCTCGCAAACCACAGCTTATTCTTCTTGATGAATTAGCTCACACTAACGCCCCTAATTCCAGACATCCCAAACGTTGGCACGATGTTGATGAGTTGTTGGATGCTGGAATAAATGTTTACACTACGATAAATGTTCAGCACCTTGAAAGCCTTAATGATGTAGTCGCTCGTATAACCGGTGTGTGGGTAAAAGAAACCGTCCCTGATATTATTTTTGATAAGGCTGATGAAATATCGCTAGTTGATATACCTTCCGAAGAATTACTTAAGCGTCTTAGTGAAGGAAAGGTTTATATAGCGCCAGAGGCTAAAAAACGAGCGGCGCAAAATTTTTTCAAAAAAAGCAATCTGATAGCGTTAAGGGAGATGGCTCTACGTAGAACCGCCGAGAGGGTTGACGCTTTGATGGATGTATATAAAGATCAAGGGACAGGAGCTAAAGGTTGGAGCGGAGCTGAGAGGATATTGGTGTGTATAGGTCCTGACGCTATTTCCACAAAATTGGTGCGCGCGGCAAAACGTATGTCTAGTGGTCTAAAGTCACAATGGACGGTTATTTATATAGAAAATGAGCGGCATTTTCGCCTTAATAAAGAGGGTAAAGAATCTGTCGAGAAAACCCTGCGGCTTGCTAATCGTATGGGTGCTAAGACCGAAATTGTTCAGGGGCATAGCAAAGCATCAGATGATATTCTGACTTATGCCCGTGAAAATGGTATAACTAAAATAATTGTTGGAAAACCAAATAAATCAAGACTTCTTACCTTTATTCTTGGAACTCTTGCCGATGAGATAATACGTGGTTCCGGAGAGATAGATGTATACGTGGTAACAGGGGACTCTGAAGATCGTAAAGCTTTATTATTTCCATTCTGGAAAAAGCGTACGCCATGGCAATATTATTCTATATCAGCGCTAGTAATATTAACTTGGACATTACTAATGTTACCAATTAGAGGCTATGTAGAGCCAATAAACTTAGTAATGCTATATCTTATAGGCATTGTTGGAGTTTCATTACGATACGGGAGAATGCCTTCCTTACTTGCGACATTTCTTTCAGCTATATTTTTTAATTTATTTTTTATACCACCCTACAACACTCTTAAAGTGATTGATGAAAAATATTTCATCACTTTTGCTGTATTATTGTTTACTGGAATGATCATAGGCACTCAAACCTCAAAGTTGCGTATTCAGACAATCGCAGCTCGTAAGAGAGAAAAACATACCTCTATTTTATTCGCGATGAGTCGTGAACTTACCGCTAATCGTGGAAAAGTTACTCTGGCACAGATAGCCGCTCAACATATGGCAGAAGTTCTGGATAGTAATATATTTCTATGGCTCGCTGATGAAAAAGATGAATTACAAACCGTAATAGCCGAAACTCATTCTGATTTACATGGAGCTGATCCGGTTCGTGAGGAGAGTGTCGCCAGATGGACATTTTCTCATAAGCAAAATGCTGGGCTTGGAACTAATACAATGCCAAGCGCTAACTCTTTTTATGTTCCTCTTGTAGCTTCCGCTGGAGTTATGGGAGTGATTGGGTTAATGCCGCATGATGAGGATATTAAAAGCTATTCTAGTGATAAGATAGAGTTAATAGAAGCTCTATCAAATATAATAGCACTTGCTATAGAAAGAGCGCAATCAGCGGAAATGGTAGAAAAAACTACCATAGAAGCTGAAAGTGAGAAATTAAGAAACATACTGTTATCATCAGTATCTCATGATCTTAGAACTCCTCTTGCTTCTATTACCAGTTCGGCGAGCGCTTTACTTCTCGAAGGAGAAAAAGCTACTAATGAATATAAAATGGAGCTTATTCGGGTAATCCATGAGGAAGGGGCGAGACTAGCTAAGATAGTGACAAATCTGCTTGATGTTACTAGCCTTGAATCAGGCTCAGTGAAACTTAACAAAGAACTTTATTTTATTGAGGAGCTTATCGGTTCAGCTCTTATGCGAGTTGAGCAGAAAATGTCAGACCATAAGGTCATTACCGATATTGAAAATGGTCTTCCTTTACTCCATATTGACGGTCTTTTAATTGAACAAGTTCTTATAAATTTGCTTGAAAACGCTGCGATGCATACCGAAAAAGGAACTACCGTGACTATTGCCGCGTCAACGGATAAGGAAAATATTAAAATCAGCGTGCATGATAATGGAAAAGGGATAAAAGAAAAAGATAAAGAGAAAATTTTTGATAAATTTTATAGTGGAACCAGCAGTGATGGCAGTCTTGGTCTTGCTATATGCCGAGGAATTGTTAACGCTCATGGTGGCGAAATATGGGTTGATAATGTTAAAGAGAATACTGGAG